From one Triticum urartu cultivar G1812 chromosome 3, Tu2.1, whole genome shotgun sequence genomic stretch:
- the LOC125547069 gene encoding probably inactive leucine-rich repeat receptor-like protein kinase At5g48380 produces the protein MAEDTKFLLLFLLLSSSSLCFGSEQDIQCPRFVQQSVIDPLGVLKSSWNFGYATDGYICVFTGVECWHGGEHRVLSLRLDNLGLEGPFPQGLQNCTSLNILDLSNNIFSGPIPSGIAQQIPYVISPDLSYNNFSSEIPESMANLAYLNTSNLQHNQLGGQIPERFSMLGRLTSFNVVENLLSGPIPTFAQDFSPLYFAGNRDLCGAPLDECPRNRRWRLKPIGLRRINDESSIGAAVGFVLGFVVAFYFHLFCCQRTLPCVFRA, from the coding sequence ATGGCTGAGGATACCAAGTTCCTCCTTTTGTTTCtcctcttgagcagctcatcgtTGTGTTTTGGTTCTGAACAAGATATCCAGTGCCCGAGGTTTGTGCAACAATCAGTGATTGATCCCTTGGGCGTACTCAAATCCTCTTGGAACTTTGGATATGCCACCGACGGTTACATATGCGTCTTTACCGGTGTGGAATGCTGGCATGGCGGCGAGCACAGGGTTCTCTCTCTGCGACTTGACAACCTAGGACTTGAAGGCCCATTTCCTCAGGGTCTTCAAAATTGCACAAGCTTGAACATCTTGGACCTGTCGAATAACATCTTTTCAGGACCCATTCCCTCCGGTATCGCACAACAGATACCGTATGTGATATCTCCGGATCTCTCATACAATAACTTTTCAAGTGAAATCCCAGAGAGTATGGCAAATTTGGCATACCTGAACACGTCCAACCTTCAACATAACCAACTCGGAGGTCAAATTCCAGAGCGCTTTAGCATGCTCGGCCGCTTAACCTCGTTCAATGTTGTAGAAAATTTGCTATCAGGGCCTATCCCCACTTTTGCACAGGACTTCTCACCTTTATACTTTGCTGGTAACCGGGACCTTTGTGGTGCACCATTGGATGAGTGCCCCAGGAACCGAAGATGGAGGCTGAAACCAATCGGGCTGCGCAGGATCAACGACGAGTCCAGTATCGGGGCGGCTGTCGGGTTCGTCCTAGGGTTCGTGGTGGCCTTCTACTTCCACTTGTTCTGTTGTCAGAGGACCCTTCCTTGTGTCTTCCGCGCATGA
- the LOC125547072 gene encoding probably inactive leucine-rich repeat receptor-like protein kinase At5g48380: MADDTKFLHLFLLLSSSSFCFSSELDIQCLRSVKQSVIDSNGVLNSSWDFDNYDRSSYDWYICRFIGVDCWHPDEGRVLSLRLGNLGLEGLFPEGLKDCTSMSSLDLSNNNFSGPIPYDIAQQMPYLTYLDLSKNSFSGEIPQSIANLAYLNLLKLQHNELSGQIPERFSMLTRLTTFSVADNFLSGPIPTFAHDFSPLYFAGNRDLCGAPLDECPRSRRWRLIPIRLRRINDESSIGAAVGFVLGFVVAFYFHLFCCERLLPCVFRA; encoded by the coding sequence ATGGCTGATGATACCAAGTTCCTCCATTTGTTTCtcctcttgagcagctcatcattTTGTTTTAGTTCTGAGCTTGATATCCAGTGTCTGAGGTCTGTAAAACAATCAGTGATTGATTCTAATGGTGTACTCAATTCCTCTTGGGATTTTGACAATTATGATAGATCTAGCTACGATTGGTACATATGCCGATTTATTGGTGTGGACTGCTGGCATCCCGACGAGGGCAGGGTTCTCTCTCTGCGACTCGGCAACCTAGGACTTGAAGGCCTATTTCCTGAAGGTCTTAAAGATTGCACAAGCATGAGTAGTTTGGACCTGTCAAATAACAATTTTTCAGGACCGATTCCCTATGACATCGCACAGCAGATGCCATATTTGACATATCTGGATCTCTCCAAGAACAGCTTTTCAGGTGAAATCCCACAAAGTATCGCAAATTTGGCATACCTGAATTTATTGAAACTTCAACATAACGAACTCAGCGGCCAAATTCCAGAGCGGTTCAGCATGCTCACTCGGTTAACCACGTTTAGTGTTGCAGATAACTTCTTGTCGGGGCCTATTCCTACTTTTGCACATGACTTCTCTCCTTTATACTTTGCTGGTAACCGGGACCTTTGTGGTGCACCATTGGACGAGTGCCCCCGGAGTCGAAGATGGAGGCTGATACCAATCAGGCTGCGCAGGATCAACGACGAGTCCAGTATCGGAGCGGCTGTCGGGTTCGTCCTAGGGTTCGTGGTGGCCTTCTACTTCCACTTGTTCTGTTGTGAGAGGCTCCTTCCTTGTGTCTTCCGCGCATGA